A DNA window from Paenibacillus andongensis contains the following coding sequences:
- a CDS encoding sugar ABC transporter ATP-binding protein, whose protein sequence is MTGHDYLLEMNQISKEFPGVKALDNVTLKVRPGSVHALMGENGAGKSTLMKCLFGIYKPDGGEIKLNGEVVSIQNSKDALSSGISMIHQELHPVPHRNVMENIWLGRFPLKGIGPLKLVDHKKMRKDTENLFQQLQMDIKPDTLVGTLSVSKVQSIEIAKAVSFNSKVIVMDEPTSSLTGNEVEQLFRIIRDLRSRGVSIIYISHKMEEILEISDEVTIMRDGTKIGTWASSELTTDMIISKMVGRDLKERFPERSNVPNGVLMKVEGLTSVIPRSFKNVSFDLRKGEILGVGGLVGAQRTELIEALFGMRGIASGSISMHGKQVKLGSPIDAIKQKIALLTEERRVTGIFPVLSVLENTVIANLGRYMNPLGFINEAKRKVEVERSIEMLRVKTPNMHALIKNLSGGNQQKVLLARWLLTEPDVLLLDEPTRGIDVGAKFEIYSIIADLAKQGKSIIMISSEMPELLGMSDRIMVMCEGRLTGIVEGNKATEEEIMRLAAQHMA, encoded by the coding sequence ATGACTGGACATGACTATTTATTAGAAATGAATCAAATCTCCAAAGAATTCCCCGGCGTCAAAGCGCTGGATAACGTTACCCTCAAAGTTCGCCCAGGAAGCGTACATGCGCTTATGGGAGAGAACGGTGCGGGCAAATCGACGCTGATGAAATGCTTGTTCGGTATTTATAAGCCGGACGGTGGAGAAATCAAATTGAATGGCGAAGTCGTTTCGATTCAAAATTCAAAGGACGCTTTATCTAGTGGCATATCCATGATCCATCAAGAGTTACACCCGGTTCCTCATCGTAACGTGATGGAGAACATTTGGTTGGGTCGTTTCCCGCTTAAAGGGATCGGACCTTTGAAATTAGTGGATCACAAGAAGATGCGCAAAGACACAGAGAACCTGTTCCAACAGCTTCAGATGGATATTAAGCCGGATACACTGGTAGGAACGTTATCTGTTTCTAAAGTACAATCCATTGAAATTGCCAAGGCTGTATCATTCAATTCGAAAGTCATTGTTATGGATGAGCCGACTTCTTCCCTAACGGGTAACGAAGTTGAGCAGCTGTTTCGCATCATTCGCGACCTGAGAAGTCGTGGCGTTTCGATCATCTATATTTCACATAAAATGGAAGAAATTCTCGAGATTTCAGATGAAGTGACGATTATGCGCGACGGTACCAAGATTGGTACGTGGGCATCGTCGGAGTTAACGACCGACATGATTATTTCGAAGATGGTCGGACGAGATCTGAAGGAGCGTTTTCCTGAGCGCAGCAATGTGCCGAACGGTGTATTAATGAAAGTCGAAGGACTGACTTCTGTCATTCCAAGATCATTTAAGAATGTATCCTTTGATCTTCGTAAGGGAGAAATTCTTGGAGTCGGCGGTCTTGTCGGTGCTCAGCGGACGGAGCTGATTGAAGCTTTGTTCGGGATGAGAGGTATTGCTTCTGGCAGCATTTCGATGCATGGCAAGCAAGTGAAGCTGGGGTCGCCGATTGATGCTATTAAGCAGAAAATCGCATTGCTCACGGAAGAGCGTCGTGTAACGGGTATTTTCCCTGTCTTATCGGTTCTTGAGAACACCGTGATTGCGAATTTGGGCAGATATATGAATCCACTAGGCTTCATTAACGAAGCTAAACGTAAAGTAGAAGTCGAACGAAGTATCGAAATGCTTCGGGTGAAGACGCCTAATATGCACGCGCTAATCAAGAACTTGTCAGGCGGTAACCAACAAAAGGTACTGCTTGCCAGATGGCTGCTCACAGAACCGGACGTGCTCCTGCTTGATGAACCGACACGGGGAATTGACGTAGGTGCTAAATTCGAAATTTACTCCATCATCGCTGACCTTGCGAAGCAGGGGAAAAGTATTATCATGATCTCTTCTGAAATGCCCGAACTGTTAGGGATGTCAGACCGAATCATGGTCATGTGTGAAGGACGCCTTACAGGCATTGTTGAAGGAAATAAAGCAACTGAAGAAGAGATCATGCGCCTTGCTGCACAGCATATGGCATAA
- a CDS encoding methyl-accepting chemotaxis protein — MANHNSASWRKRIFSVSLRSKIVGAFVIVSLLVAVTSGMSYTYLNKVDSSYSKLLNDNVTILRNVSEIKEKTQIQNSMLFGYVLDPTKDKEKLLTEMNGALSSIITKMGEVSKNEDEQSAIQSMADSNMTFARLVKKVTEYADKGNVALAKAEAMQWAIPTTETLTQAAAKIEELERKVQEEDSARNHDVVVSTVHTLIWVSVAAFLFALAIGLLLSRMIVNPIRSMVQTAERIAACDLTVNDINVRNRDELRHLATAFNQMKANLHSLISQVGSSAQHVAAASEALSSNSEQVSESSERITYTVQDISMGTDAQVRSVHMGVSIMEEMSAAVIQIASVTQTANHQSFLAQQEAGEGNAAVETAISQMNAIYQKMMELSESVQRLGHRSEQIVNANAMIAGIARQTNMLALNASIEAARAGAAGKGFAVVADEVRKLSMQTGAAAEEVAHLVSSIQDETREVVSSTEAGSREVQTGLEVVGVARDTFKRIRDAMDEVARQIEEVAGSSAAISEKTRAAVDVIRAIDEVAGQTAAGARNVSSNIEGQYASMEEIVSSATVLNSMAADLQTLIGRFRV, encoded by the coding sequence ATGGCAAATCATAATTCGGCTAGCTGGAGAAAGCGAATATTCTCCGTTTCTTTGAGAAGCAAAATTGTAGGTGCATTTGTTATTGTATCTTTACTCGTTGCAGTAACCAGCGGCATGTCATATACATACTTGAATAAAGTGGATAGCTCCTATTCCAAGCTTTTGAATGATAATGTCACTATTCTACGTAATGTTTCTGAGATCAAAGAGAAAACGCAAATACAGAACAGTATGCTGTTCGGATACGTTTTAGACCCTACGAAGGACAAAGAAAAGCTTTTGACAGAAATGAATGGAGCACTTTCTTCGATCATTACAAAGATGGGAGAGGTTTCGAAGAATGAGGATGAGCAGAGTGCTATCCAATCCATGGCAGATTCGAACATGACGTTTGCTCGCTTAGTGAAGAAAGTGACGGAATACGCCGACAAAGGGAATGTGGCTCTAGCCAAAGCGGAAGCGATGCAATGGGCTATTCCGACAACGGAAACATTGACGCAGGCTGCCGCGAAGATTGAGGAGCTGGAAAGGAAAGTCCAGGAGGAAGATTCCGCCCGCAATCATGATGTGGTTGTATCGACCGTTCACACGTTGATCTGGGTCAGTGTAGCAGCCTTTCTCTTCGCCTTGGCTATCGGCCTCTTGCTGTCACGTATGATTGTTAATCCTATACGTTCTATGGTACAAACAGCTGAACGAATCGCAGCATGCGATTTAACGGTTAATGACATTAACGTGAGGAATAGGGATGAATTACGTCATTTGGCAACTGCTTTTAATCAAATGAAAGCCAATTTGCATAGCTTAATTAGTCAAGTAGGGAGCAGTGCCCAGCACGTCGCTGCTGCATCGGAAGCACTTAGCAGCAATTCTGAACAAGTTAGCGAATCTTCGGAACGCATAACATATACAGTCCAGGACATTTCGATGGGGACGGATGCGCAAGTGCGCAGTGTACACATGGGAGTCTCCATCATGGAGGAAATGTCAGCAGCCGTTATTCAAATAGCAAGCGTCACGCAAACGGCTAACCATCAGTCATTCCTCGCGCAGCAAGAGGCTGGGGAGGGTAATGCGGCTGTCGAGACAGCGATATCGCAGATGAATGCGATCTATCAGAAGATGATGGAGCTTTCTGAATCGGTACAGCGGCTTGGTCATCGCTCTGAACAAATCGTCAATGCGAACGCAATGATTGCAGGGATTGCGCGGCAGACGAACATGCTCGCGCTCAATGCCTCTATCGAAGCAGCACGCGCCGGAGCCGCTGGTAAAGGGTTTGCGGTCGTCGCCGACGAGGTCCGCAAGCTATCCATGCAGACGGGTGCAGCTGCGGAAGAAGTCGCTCATCTTGTTTCCAGTATACAGGATGAAACAAGAGAGGTTGTCAGTTCCACCGAAGCCGGGAGCCGCGAGGTGCAGACGGGGCTTGAGGTGGTCGGCGTAGCGCGGGATACCTTCAAACGGATTCGCGACGCGATGGACGAAGTTGCGAGGCAGATCGAGGAAGTGGCGGGAAGTTCGGCCGCTATTTCCGAGAAAACACGCGCAGCCGTGGATGTCATTCGAGCAATCGACGAGGTTGCTGGACAGACCGCTGCGGGAGCAAGAAATGTATCTTCCAACATCGAGGGTCAGTACGCGAGCATGGAGGAGATCGTCTCCTCGGCGACCGTGCTGAACAGCATGGCTGCTGATTTGCAAACCTTAATCGGAAGATTCCGCGTTTGA
- a CDS encoding RidA family protein yields MSQIEQRLQELGITLPSSPEPRFTYIPCNQTGNLIYLSGQDCRVNGELMYEGKVGREVTIEQGQEAARQTIINCLAVMKGYLGDLDRVVKIVKMLGFVNSAPGFSDQPYVINGASDLLVAVFGEQGKHARSAIGTSDLPFHTPVEIELIVEVRD; encoded by the coding sequence ATGTCCCAAATTGAACAACGTTTACAAGAGCTAGGTATCACGCTTCCCTCATCCCCAGAACCGCGTTTCACCTATATTCCTTGTAATCAAACTGGGAATCTCATATATTTATCCGGTCAGGATTGCCGCGTTAACGGTGAACTTATGTACGAAGGAAAAGTTGGCCGCGAAGTCACCATCGAGCAAGGACAAGAGGCAGCCCGTCAAACCATTATCAATTGCTTGGCTGTGATGAAGGGCTATCTTGGAGATTTGGATCGTGTTGTCAAAATCGTGAAAATGCTCGGTTTCGTCAACAGCGCCCCGGGCTTTAGCGATCAGCCCTATGTCATCAACGGCGCTTCTGACTTGTTAGTGGCTGTGTTCGGTGAGCAGGGTAAACATGCTCGCTCAGCGATTGGTACGAGCGATCTGCCTTTTCACACGCCGGTGGAAATTGAGCTTATCGTGGAAGTGCGAGATTAG
- a CDS encoding helix-turn-helix transcriptional regulator → MESIQDEFGFLTELVTGLAVQFGDNCEVVLHDLTGPYDSSIVAIANGHITGRKVGDPGTNLGLELLRGNHVNGNKFNYLTQTKDGRILRSSSMYMKNKAGTIIGSLCINYDITELMIAEKTLQTLIRPGEQTDVKESFVTSVSDLLDALIQEAQEQVGKPVAVMNKEDKMRMIQLLDAKGAFLIKKGGEKICTYLNISKYTLYSHLEEGKSAVKESVEG, encoded by the coding sequence ATGGAATCCATTCAAGATGAATTCGGGTTTTTGACCGAACTTGTGACAGGACTTGCCGTCCAATTCGGAGATAACTGTGAAGTCGTGCTGCATGACTTGACAGGTCCTTACGACAGCTCCATCGTCGCGATTGCGAATGGTCACATCACAGGACGTAAAGTCGGGGATCCCGGGACGAATCTGGGTCTGGAGCTGCTGCGGGGTAATCATGTAAACGGCAACAAGTTTAACTACTTAACACAAACCAAAGATGGTCGCATTCTGCGCTCCAGTTCGATGTATATGAAAAATAAAGCAGGCACGATCATAGGCTCGCTTTGCATTAACTACGATATCACCGAGCTGATGATCGCAGAGAAAACGCTGCAGACGCTTATACGTCCTGGGGAACAAACAGACGTAAAGGAATCGTTCGTTACGAGTGTAAGCGATCTGCTCGATGCCCTTATTCAAGAAGCACAAGAGCAAGTAGGCAAACCTGTAGCGGTCATGAACAAGGAAGATAAAATGCGCATGATTCAACTTCTGGATGCCAAGGGTGCTTTTCTGATTAAAAAAGGCGGCGAGAAGATTTGCACGTATTTGAATATTTCAAAGTATACCCTATATAGCCACTTAGAAGAAGGCAAAAGTGCCGTGAAAGAGAGTGTGGAGGGATGA
- a CDS encoding response regulator — MRILIVDDEVIIRTGLCTVIDWKELGLELLPAAASAEEALERIPEEKPHILLTDIRMSGMDGIELAREVKTLLPDTEIVILTGYDDFSYAQQALREGVTDYLLKTSRPEEIIKAALKAKQNIMDKWESIKQDNLQQAALRNQLLERVLSRGLNDDGEAREQLQVWFRKNGVDVHPESGESAAMQVLLVSVSGWGETPTMELLQGAAENILFELLPCVTLMKKEHLLLVVRHEVGMTDQAGLTKALKRVTETLKCSAFAALGTVTHDYEGLRESYRAAKEVFAYQGLLSAQGLFTVEDIKERSGGRTVCTEKEEAELTAILMSGNATELRHWVNQKVRALMEDAAATPLTVQGYLQSMIIAGHRWLERASSSQEGTVPLSTLPTYEGEGRPEEEVFKVLSAVMTRFHQGLDQNRYAYIHKSIAYIRDNLHQPISLQQVAGFVHVNPNHFSEVFKRETGCTYIEFVTQERMKRAVDILQGTQTKVSDIARRVGYEDIKYFTQQFKKYTGRTPSEFRQGNKD; from the coding sequence ATGAGAATCTTGATTGTAGACGATGAGGTTATTATACGAACAGGTCTTTGTACCGTCATTGATTGGAAAGAGCTCGGTCTAGAACTGCTTCCGGCCGCCGCTTCTGCCGAAGAGGCTTTAGAGCGCATTCCTGAAGAGAAGCCGCATATTCTACTGACCGATATTCGCATGTCAGGTATGGACGGTATCGAGCTTGCACGCGAGGTGAAAACGTTATTGCCGGACACGGAGATCGTTATTCTTACGGGTTACGATGACTTCAGTTATGCCCAGCAGGCGCTGCGCGAAGGTGTGACCGATTACTTGCTGAAGACAAGTCGTCCGGAAGAGATTATTAAAGCTGCGCTGAAAGCGAAGCAGAACATTATGGATAAATGGGAGTCGATCAAACAGGATAATCTTCAACAGGCTGCACTGCGCAATCAGTTGTTGGAACGGGTGCTCAGTCGAGGCTTGAACGATGATGGGGAGGCTCGAGAGCAGCTGCAAGTATGGTTTCGCAAGAATGGTGTAGATGTTCACCCAGAGTCGGGTGAGTCTGCTGCGATGCAAGTTCTCTTGGTCTCTGTGTCCGGATGGGGGGAGACGCCTACCATGGAGCTTCTGCAAGGAGCGGCAGAGAATATTCTCTTCGAGCTGCTCCCGTGCGTTACGCTCATGAAAAAGGAGCATTTGCTGCTTGTCGTGCGTCATGAAGTCGGGATGACCGATCAAGCTGGGCTGACAAAAGCGCTTAAGCGCGTTACCGAAACGCTCAAATGCTCGGCTTTCGCAGCGCTCGGAACCGTAACGCATGATTACGAAGGCCTTCGGGAATCGTATCGTGCGGCGAAAGAAGTGTTTGCTTACCAAGGGCTGCTCAGTGCACAAGGACTGTTTACGGTGGAAGATATCAAGGAGCGCAGCGGAGGTCGTACGGTTTGCACCGAGAAGGAGGAAGCGGAGCTTACCGCGATCTTGATGAGCGGCAATGCCACAGAGCTGAGGCACTGGGTGAACCAGAAGGTGCGGGCACTGATGGAAGATGCTGCAGCAACGCCGCTTACGGTGCAGGGCTATTTGCAGTCGATGATCATAGCGGGTCATCGATGGCTTGAACGGGCCAGTTCTTCCCAAGAGGGGACGGTTCCTCTTAGCACACTGCCTACCTATGAGGGGGAAGGGCGTCCCGAAGAAGAAGTCTTCAAGGTGCTTTCTGCTGTGATGACCCGCTTTCATCAAGGCTTGGATCAGAATCGCTATGCGTATATTCACAAGTCCATTGCCTATATCCGGGACAATCTGCATCAGCCGATTTCGCTTCAACAGGTGGCTGGATTCGTGCATGTGAATCCCAATCATTTTAGCGAGGTATTTAAGCGGGAGACAGGCTGTACGTATATCGAATTCGTCACGCAGGAACGAATGAAACGCGCCGTGGATATCCTCCAAGGCACTCAGACCAAAGTCAGCGATATTGCCAGAAGAGTGGGTTATGAAGATATCAAATACTTTACGCAGCAGTTCAAAAAGTATACGGGAAGAACGCCGTCTGAATTTCGACAAGGGAATAAAGACTGA
- a CDS encoding sensor histidine kinase, which translates to MRRFFAKSLKRKLSLLILFAVVLPLLSMGIVSYSIATSVSEDKAKQAGMNTLKQMSDKLDFVIQDVENMSVFLIGQKDIQTYLDNDEGDVNSYSLIVGTLWNLSYSKKYISNITITPKNGNPALSTTTITNSGLFPLSQQYESVYKPASKWWSPLYENQTSDGPKKVISLVRPIRDFSSFKTIGTLTVSLDQAEIERYLTGAGWESSGFVLLLDQYDQIISGGDPSWLGRTIGEIFPKMGGLADTSSVLNVKKGEQPHTVLYNPIPRLGWKLVGFIPTEIYQKQNGYVLTVTAVTIVIALLLAMGMVLYFLQWVTKPLMKLTKYLKDLNPDETIPTYEVKSVDEVGLLVHSYNKLSERIGRLKDQVQLNEAMKKEADIMALQAQINPHFLYNTLSSIHWIALMNKDRQIAEMVGALSDFLRFSLNKGEEFCAVQQEISHAQNYAYIQAIRFPDQFEIEFFIDPAMVHNSMLKLLLQPLIENSLIHGIQKKKAKGHIYVHGELRDRQMKFVVEDTGIGMDETKQRAIQEQLALANRQLGMLNEVAKESKIAVTSYGLINVHRRLLLHYGVESGLIVESTPGVGTSISFSIPLWMGDLAT; encoded by the coding sequence ATGAGACGCTTTTTTGCTAAATCCCTGAAACGTAAACTGTCTTTGCTTATTTTATTTGCAGTTGTATTGCCGCTGCTTTCCATGGGGATCGTCTCCTATAGCATCGCAACATCGGTTTCGGAAGATAAAGCGAAGCAGGCGGGGATGAACACACTGAAGCAAATGTCGGATAAGCTTGATTTTGTTATTCAAGACGTTGAGAATATGTCGGTCTTTCTGATTGGGCAAAAGGATATTCAAACGTATCTCGATAACGATGAAGGGGACGTCAACAGCTATTCCCTTATTGTTGGCACCTTATGGAATTTATCATATTCCAAAAAATACATCTCCAACATTACGATTACACCGAAAAACGGCAACCCTGCTCTATCTACAACGACCATAACCAATTCAGGATTATTTCCTCTCTCACAGCAATATGAATCCGTTTACAAACCAGCTTCCAAATGGTGGTCTCCACTGTATGAAAACCAAACATCGGACGGACCGAAGAAGGTCATATCACTCGTCAGACCCATACGTGATTTCAGTTCTTTCAAGACGATAGGTACTTTGACCGTTTCGCTTGATCAGGCAGAGATTGAGCGTTATTTGACAGGTGCAGGTTGGGAAAGCAGTGGGTTTGTTCTCCTGTTAGATCAGTATGATCAGATCATTTCGGGTGGCGATCCGAGTTGGTTAGGACGAACCATCGGAGAAATTTTTCCAAAAATGGGGGGGCTAGCGGATACAAGCAGTGTGCTAAATGTGAAAAAAGGGGAACAGCCGCATACGGTTTTGTATAATCCGATTCCCCGATTAGGTTGGAAATTGGTCGGCTTCATTCCTACAGAGATCTATCAAAAGCAAAATGGTTACGTGCTCACGGTGACAGCTGTTACGATCGTAATTGCCCTGCTGCTCGCTATGGGGATGGTGCTCTACTTCTTGCAATGGGTAACGAAGCCTTTGATGAAGCTGACCAAATATCTGAAGGATCTGAATCCAGACGAGACGATTCCTACCTATGAGGTGAAAAGCGTCGATGAAGTCGGACTGCTTGTCCACAGTTATAATAAGCTGAGTGAACGGATAGGTAGACTGAAGGATCAAGTACAGCTGAACGAAGCGATGAAAAAGGAAGCGGATATTATGGCTCTGCAGGCGCAGATCAATCCGCACTTTCTGTATAATACACTCTCCTCCATCCATTGGATTGCCTTGATGAATAAAGATCGTCAAATTGCTGAAATGGTAGGTGCGCTCAGTGATTTCTTAAGATTTAGTTTGAATAAAGGCGAGGAATTTTGCGCTGTTCAACAGGAAATTTCTCATGCACAGAATTATGCCTATATACAAGCTATTCGGTTTCCAGATCAGTTTGAGATTGAATTTTTTATCGATCCCGCGATGGTGCATAATTCGATGTTGAAGCTGCTTCTACAGCCGTTGATTGAGAACAGTCTTATTCATGGTATTCAGAAGAAAAAAGCGAAGGGTCACATCTATGTGCACGGAGAACTGCGGGATCGTCAAATGAAATTCGTTGTTGAAGATACCGGAATAGGTATGGATGAAACGAAGCAACGCGCGATCCAAGAACAACTCGCTTTGGCCAATCGCCAACTGGGTATGCTAAATGAAGTCGCTAAAGAATCGAAGATAGCTGTAACCAGCTACGGTCTCATCAATGTTCACCGGAGATTATTACTGCATTATGGCGTAGAGTCTGGGCTTATTGTTGAGAGTACGCCTGGTGTTGGGACGAGCATTTCATTTTCAATTCCTCTTTGGATGGGAGATTTAGCGACATGA
- a CDS encoding alanine racemase has product MMKTLENLETSETLETLETPCLLIDTERMDRNIQAMANVVSQHHVKLRPHAKTHKLPSVALQQIAAGAVGITVAKVSEAEVMAAGGVTNIFIAYPLVTASKIERAIRLSEQIELIVGVDSLAGAQQLEQCASRLGHSLQVRLEIDTGFRRTGVLYEQASALAAEIALMPHLRLTGIYTFRGSLLAGKPTLDVAAAGQEEGTLMVQLAERLRAQGIAITDVSVGSTPTAASAAAVEGVTEVRPGTYVYYDRMQARLGLCGIEDCAGSVLVTVVSRPAADLAIIDGGSKTFATDVQPDTDPLQLRGFGHIMNLEDALLVRLSEEHGMLDLGPLAQAANIQVGDKLRIIPNHICSTVNLHNQVIMQRGDTYERLPVLARGMLE; this is encoded by the coding sequence ATGATGAAAACTTTGGAGAATTTGGAGACATCGGAAACATTGGAAACATTGGAGACACCTTGCCTGCTTATTGACACTGAACGCATGGATCGTAATATACAAGCAATGGCTAACGTTGTTAGCCAACATCATGTGAAGCTGCGTCCGCATGCGAAGACGCATAAGCTCCCTTCCGTCGCACTCCAACAAATTGCGGCTGGCGCTGTCGGTATCACGGTAGCGAAAGTCTCTGAAGCAGAGGTTATGGCGGCGGGTGGCGTTACCAATATTTTCATCGCATACCCTCTTGTAACCGCAAGCAAGATTGAAAGAGCGATTCGCTTAAGCGAGCAGATCGAGCTAATCGTCGGCGTCGATAGCTTGGCAGGCGCTCAGCAATTAGAGCAGTGCGCTAGCCGGCTTGGCCACTCGCTGCAAGTCCGGCTGGAAATCGATACCGGCTTTCGCAGAACCGGTGTACTTTACGAGCAGGCCTCCGCGCTCGCCGCGGAGATCGCCCTTATGCCGCATTTGCGGCTGACCGGCATCTATACGTTTCGCGGCTCCCTGCTAGCAGGGAAGCCTACCCTCGACGTGGCTGCAGCCGGTCAAGAAGAAGGCACACTGATGGTGCAGTTGGCCGAGCGTCTTAGAGCGCAGGGCATCGCTATCACGGACGTTAGCGTCGGATCCACACCGACCGCCGCTTCCGCCGCTGCGGTAGAAGGCGTAACGGAGGTCCGACCAGGCACCTATGTTTACTACGATCGGATGCAGGCCCGCTTAGGCCTCTGCGGCATCGAAGACTGCGCAGGCAGCGTGTTGGTCACGGTCGTTAGCCGCCCGGCGGCGGATCTCGCGATCATCGATGGCGGCAGCAAAACCTTCGCTACCGATGTGCAGCCGGATACAGACCCGCTTCAGCTGCGGGGCTTCGGGCACATCATGAACCTTGAGGATGCGCTTCTCGTTCGCTTATCAGAAGAGCATGGTATGCTTGATCTTGGGCCACTCGCCCAAGCAGCCAACATACAGGTAGGCGACAAGCTGCGTATTATCCCTAATCACATTTGCAGCACCGTCAATCTGCATAATCAGGTCATTATGCAGCGCGGTGATACATATGAGCGCCTTCCGGTGCTTGCACGAGGTATGTTGGAGTAA
- the mglC gene encoding galactose/methyl galactoside ABC transporter permease MglC: MSTKTETMKSRDISGFVTKYAIYIVLVVLVIGIAIYDPRFLSVNILRDILLQSSTRVIIALGAAFILITGGTDLSTGRIVGLTAVISASMLQTQEYGRRFFPNLPELPLIVPILLAVAAGLLIGLINGIIVARFKVPPFIATLGTMVAVYGANSLYFDMKPNQSQPIGGLRPDFSQLGTGAIGTGSTYSIPYIVIIAIVVAIIVWIVFNKTKLGKYMYAIGGNIHAAVVSGINVNRYLIYIYAIAGALYGLAGVLEAARTGGATNNYGNMYELDAIAACVVGGVSTSGGIGTVPGVLAGVLIFSVINYGLTFIGISPYWQLIIKGIIIVAAVAFDMRKYMNSK; this comes from the coding sequence ATGAGTACGAAGACAGAAACAATGAAATCCAGAGACATTAGCGGGTTCGTGACCAAATACGCAATCTACATCGTGCTAGTCGTCTTAGTTATCGGTATCGCGATATATGATCCACGCTTTTTATCCGTAAATATCCTTCGTGATATTTTACTGCAGTCATCCACGCGCGTCATTATCGCCTTGGGTGCCGCATTCATCTTGATCACAGGGGGAACGGACCTTTCGACAGGACGTATCGTCGGCTTGACCGCCGTTATCTCCGCTTCCATGCTGCAAACACAGGAGTATGGTCGAAGATTTTTCCCGAATTTGCCGGAGCTGCCATTGATCGTACCGATCCTTCTTGCGGTTGCAGCCGGTCTATTGATAGGTCTGATCAATGGGATCATTGTTGCAAGATTCAAGGTTCCACCGTTCATCGCAACTTTGGGTACGATGGTCGCTGTATACGGAGCTAACTCCTTATACTTTGATATGAAACCGAATCAGTCACAGCCGATTGGCGGGTTGAGACCGGATTTCAGTCAGCTGGGGACAGGCGCGATCGGAACCGGTTCTACGTATTCCATTCCTTACATTGTTATAATTGCCATTGTCGTAGCTATCATTGTGTGGATTGTGTTCAACAAAACGAAGCTGGGGAAATATATGTACGCCATCGGCGGCAACATTCACGCAGCAGTCGTTTCGGGTATTAACGTAAACCGTTATCTCATCTACATCTACGCAATTGCTGGGGCTTTGTATGGTCTGGCAGGCGTACTGGAAGCAGCAAGAACGGGTGGCGCAACGAATAACTACGGGAATATGTACGAGCTTGATGCGATCGCAGCTTGTGTGGTCGGCGGCGTATCCACTTCCGGTGGTATCGGGACTGTACCAGGTGTTCTTGCAGGGGTATTAATTTTCAGTGTTATCAACTATGGTTTGACGTTTATCGGGATTAGCCCTTACTGGCAGTTGATTATTAAAGGTATCATTATCGTCGCGGCTGTTGCCTTCGATATGCGTAAATACATGAATTCCAAATAA